The following proteins are co-located in the Vigna unguiculata cultivar IT97K-499-35 chromosome 9, ASM411807v1, whole genome shotgun sequence genome:
- the LOC114164307 gene encoding probable glycosyltransferase At5g03795 gives MAIGQRQLFSNFSRMGQELFSTFQLERKRLLGFISITIAIILAFQYLELPYGAVQPTVFSGNKTPTSDSTGFQAADLPSNSETLKNVTFLNQENSTDENAHEIVDIPKTSEVKDNVSSTGLISEPARGSGRSLEFGVTDESSSEESFEISNNGSATGQTGNLGYNNTVSHLVPPSETKVSQNMTPPMLSNDYDETEFTEGERFKPPQDDVKIVGNNSSISSMPKETKRSQIPQEVTTISKMNELLLQNRASYRSMRPRWSAAVDQELLQTRSEIENAPTVNDDVNLYAPLFRNVSRFKRSYELMERTLKVYVYREGAKPIMHSPYLLGIYASEGWFMKQMEASTQFVTKDPKKAHLFYLPFSSRMLEETLYVQNSHSSRNLVQYLKNYVDMIAGKHNFWNRTGGADHFLVACHDWAPTETKRNMGRCLRALCNADVKEGFVLGKDVSLPETYVRNAQRPTRNLGGNRVSKRKTLAFFAGGMHGYVRPILLQHWENKDPDMKIFGTLPKSKGNRNYIQYMKSSKYCICAKGYEVNSPRVVEAIFFECVPVIISDNFVPPFFEMLNWESFAVFVLEKDIPNLKSILLSIPQKRYLQMQMMVKKVQQHFLWHRSPVKYDIFHMILHSIWYNRVFTAKAR, from the exons ATGGCGATTGGACAGCGACAGTTGTTCAGTAATTTTAGCAGAATGGGTCAAGAGTTGTTTTCAACATTTCAGCTTGAAAGAAAGAGATTGTTAGGGTTTATCAGCATTACAATTGCAATAATTTTAGCATTCCAGTATTTGGAACTTCCGTATGGTGCTGTTCAACCCACTGTATTCTCTGGCAACAAGACTCCAACGTCTGATAGCACTGGATTCCAAGCTGCAGACCTACCATCCAACTCCGAAACGTTAAAAAATGTGACCTTTTTGAATCAAGAAAATTCTACCGATGAAAATGCCCATGAGATTGTTGATATACCCAAGACTTCTGAGGTAAAAGACAATGTTTCAAGCACTGGTTTAATCTCGGAACCAGCTAGGGGATCAGGAAGATCTTTAGAATTTGGTGTAACTGATGAAAGTTCCAGTGAAGAAAGTTTTGAGATATCAAATAATGGTTCTGCAACAGGTCAGACAGGGAATCTAGGTTACAACAATACTGTTTCTCATTTGGTTCCTCCAAGTGAAACAAAAGTGAGCCAAAATATGACGCCTCCAATGTTGTCAAATGATTATGATGAAACTGAATTCACGGAGGGTGAGAGGTTCAAGCCACCGCAAGATGATGTTAAAATAGTAGGAAATAATTCTTCTATCAGCAGTATGCCCAAGGAGACTAAACGTTCTCAAATACCTCAAGAAGTAACAACAATCTCTAAAATGAATGAGTTATTGCTTCAGAATCGTGCCTCATATCGTTCTATG AGGCCAAGGTGGTCTGCGGCTGTTGATCAAGAACTACTGCAGACCAGATCAGAGATTGAAAATGCACCAACTGTAAACGACGATGTAAATCTTTATGCTCCCCTTTTTCGAAATGTCTCCAGGTTCAAGAG GAGCTATGAATTAATGGAGAGAACACTCAAAGTGTATGTGTATAGAGAAGGTGCAAAGCCCATAATGCATTCACCGTATCTTCTGGGAATTTATGCTTCCGAGGGATGGTTCATGAAGCAGATGGAAGCTAGTACACAATTTGTGACTAAAGACCCAAAGAAGGCCCACTTATTTTACTTACCATTCAGTTCTCGGATGCTAGAAGAAACTTTATACGTACAGAATTCACATAGTTCTAGGAACCTGGTTCAATATCTGAAAAACTATGTAGACATGATTGCGGGGAAACATAATTTCTGGAACAGAACAGGAGGTGCTGATCATTTCCTAGTTGCATGCCATGACTGG GCCCCTACAGAAACAAAGAGAAACATGGGTAGGTGTTTGAGGGCTCTATGCAATGCTGATGTGAAAGAAGGTTTTGTCTTGGGGAAGGACGTGTCTCTTCCTGAGACTTATGTCCGAAATGCTCAGAGGCCCACTAGAAACCTTGGTGGAAACCGTGTTTCAAAGAGGAAAACTCTGGCGTTTTTTGCAGGGGGGATGCATGGTTATGTAAGACCAATATTGCTTCAGCACTGGGAAAATAAAGACCCTGACATGAAAATCTTTGGGACATTACCAAAGTCTAAGGGCAATAGGAACTACATTCAGTACATGAAGAGCAGCAAGTACTGCATTTGTGCAAAGGGCTATGAAGTCAATAGTCCTAGAGTTGTGGAGGCCATTTTCTTTGAATGTGTTCCTGTGATTATATCAGATAACTTTGTGCCTCCATTTTTTGAGATGTTGAATTGGGAATCCTTTGCTGTTTTTGTGTTGGAGAAGGATATTCCAAATCTGAAGAGTATACTCCTTTCCATTCCGCAGAAGAGGTATCTTCAAATGCAGATGATGGTGAAAAAGGTGCAGCAGCATTTCCTTTGGCACAGAAGCCCTGTCAAGTATGATATATTCCACATGATACTTCATTCCATTTGGTATAACAGAGTCTTCACAGCAAAAGCTAGATAG